In one window of bacterium DNA:
- a CDS encoding aspartate carbamoyltransferase catalytic subunit, whose amino-acid sequence MQPEPFTRKDLLSIRELSAGEILFLLDQTDSFREVNERDIKKVPALRGKTIVNLFFEVSTRTRTSFEIAGKRLSADVINITASASATEKGETLRDTARNIEAMATDVLVVRHGASGAPEFLARELSCGVVNAGDGRHEHPTQALLDLYTIREHKENFEGLRVAIVGDIANSRVARSDILGLRKLGAEVLVCGPRTMIPAECETLGCEVTSEVDAAIEWADVLMALRIQLERGAGAAFPSEREYAATYGITHKRLQRAKEDILIMHPGPINRGIELSPDVADGPFSLILEQVEYGVACRMAVLYLLSGSAGRGEFQSEARAGKAERRAEDAVAH is encoded by the coding sequence ATGCAGCCGGAACCTTTCACCCGTAAGGACCTCCTCTCCATCCGGGAGCTCTCGGCCGGAGAGATTTTGTTCCTCCTGGATCAGACCGATTCGTTCCGGGAGGTGAACGAGCGCGACATCAAGAAAGTGCCCGCCCTGCGGGGCAAGACGATCGTCAACCTCTTCTTCGAGGTGAGCACGCGGACGCGCACCTCGTTCGAAATCGCCGGCAAGCGCCTCTCGGCCGACGTCATCAACATCACCGCTTCGGCGAGTGCGACCGAGAAGGGTGAAACCCTTCGCGACACCGCCCGCAACATCGAGGCGATGGCGACCGACGTGCTGGTGGTCCGCCACGGTGCCTCGGGGGCGCCCGAATTCCTCGCCCGGGAGCTTTCCTGCGGGGTGGTCAACGCCGGCGACGGCCGCCACGAGCACCCGACCCAGGCCCTGCTCGACCTCTATACCATCCGGGAGCACAAGGAGAACTTCGAGGGCCTGCGCGTCGCCATCGTGGGTGACATCGCCAACAGCCGGGTGGCCCGCTCGGACATCCTCGGGCTGCGCAAGCTCGGGGCCGAAGTCCTGGTCTGCGGGCCGCGCACCATGATTCCGGCCGAGTGCGAAACCCTCGGCTGCGAGGTGACGAGCGAGGTGGACGCCGCCATCGAGTGGGCGGACGTCCTCATGGCGCTCCGCATCCAGCTCGAGCGCGGTGCCGGGGCCGCCTTCCCGAGCGAGCGCGAATATGCGGCGACCTACGGCATCACCCACAAGCGTCTCCAGCGGGCCAAGGAGGACATCCTCATCATGCACCCCGGCCCCATCAACCGCGGGATCGAGCTGAGCCCCGACGTGGCGGACGGCCCCTTCTCCCTCATCCTCGAGCAGGTCGAGTACGGGGTCGCCTGCCGGATGGCGGTTCTCTACCTCCTCTCCGGTTCGGCGGGGCGGGGAGAGTTTCAGTCTGAAGCGCGCGCCGGAAAGGCCGAAAGGAGGGCGGAAGATGCCGTTGCTCATTAA
- a CDS encoding dihydroorotase, translated as MPLLIKGGRLLDPLGGTDAALDLLIENGKIARRAPDIPPRKGDEVLDAAGLIVCPGFIDMHVHFREPGQEFKEDIESGTRAAAAGGFTAVACMANTDPVNDTSSITERILKRAKEAGVCRVHPVGAVSVGMKGEGLTEMAEQKKLGAIAFSDDGVPVRTAALMRAAMEYAGMLGMPILEHAEDLSLSGGKVMNEGAVATQLGLAGNPAASEDIAVYRNIRLAELTGGILHILHVTSAGAVDLIRQARAKGLRVTGEATPHHLTLTDEAVRGFNSSAKMSPPLRLEADRQALIAGLKDGTLSVIATDHAPHFEAELQVEFDAVPNGVVGLETAVSLVLDRLVGAGALTLMEAVSKFTVGPAKVLNLPGGTLAEGAPGDVTLLDLEREITVDPETFESRGRNTPFAGWKLKGCAAATIVEGEIRMRRTGAGVQIFTGAGVSG; from the coding sequence ATGCCGTTGCTCATTAAGGGAGGGCGGCTCCTCGACCCCTTGGGGGGCACCGACGCCGCCCTCGATCTCCTCATCGAAAATGGGAAGATCGCCCGGCGCGCGCCGGACATTCCGCCCCGAAAGGGAGACGAGGTGCTCGACGCCGCCGGCCTCATCGTCTGCCCCGGCTTCATTGACATGCACGTGCACTTCCGCGAGCCGGGCCAGGAGTTCAAGGAAGACATCGAGAGCGGCACCCGGGCCGCCGCCGCGGGCGGCTTCACCGCCGTCGCCTGCATGGCCAACACCGACCCGGTAAACGACACGAGTTCCATCACCGAGCGCATCCTCAAGCGCGCCAAAGAAGCAGGCGTGTGCCGCGTCCATCCGGTGGGCGCCGTATCGGTCGGGATGAAGGGCGAGGGCTTGACCGAGATGGCCGAGCAGAAAAAACTCGGCGCCATCGCCTTCAGCGACGACGGCGTTCCCGTGCGCACGGCCGCCCTCATGCGCGCGGCGATGGAGTACGCCGGGATGCTCGGCATGCCCATCCTCGAGCACGCGGAGGACCTTTCCCTCTCCGGGGGAAAGGTGATGAACGAGGGCGCCGTCGCGACCCAGCTCGGCCTCGCGGGAAACCCCGCGGCAAGCGAAGACATCGCCGTCTACCGCAACATCCGCCTCGCCGAGCTGACCGGCGGCATCCTCCACATCCTGCACGTCACCTCCGCCGGCGCGGTGGATCTCATCCGCCAGGCCCGGGCCAAGGGCCTGCGCGTCACGGGGGAGGCCACGCCCCATCATCTCACCCTCACCGACGAGGCGGTGCGCGGCTTCAACTCCTCCGCCAAGATGTCCCCGCCCCTTCGCTTGGAGGCCGACCGCCAGGCACTTATCGCAGGCCTCAAGGACGGCACCCTCTCGGTCATCGCCACCGACCACGCGCCCCACTTCGAGGCCGAGCTCCAGGTCGAGTTCGACGCGGTGCCGAACGGGGTCGTCGGCCTCGAAACCGCCGTCTCCCTCGTGCTCGATCGGCTCGTGGGCGCAGGGGCGCTCACCCTGATGGAAGCCGTCTCGAAATTCACCGTAGGCCCCGCGAAAGTCCTCAACCTGCCGGGCGGCACCCTGGCCGAGGGCGCCCCGGGGGACGTGACGCTCCTCGATCTCGAGCGGGAGATCACCGTCGATCCAGAAACCTTCGAGAGCCGGGGGAGGAACACCCCCTTCGCCGGGTGGAAGCTCAAGGGCTGCGCCGCGGCGACGATTGTGGAAGGGGAGATCCGGATGCGCCGCACCGGGGCGGGCGTTCAGATATTCACCGGAGCGGGGGTGAGCGGCTG